Proteins from a genomic interval of Caulobacter sp. NIBR1757:
- the mutM gene encoding bifunctional DNA-formamidopyrimidine glycosylase/DNA-(apurinic or apyrimidinic site) lyase has product MPELPEVETVRRGLAPTLEGHRLVRVQQLRPDLRFPFPDGFVQRLTGATITRLDRRAKYLVGRLDRDDVLVMHLGMTGRFEIDGHTPGEFGRAVTPDARHAHVIFETEAGAMVTYYDPRRFGFMSLIGTTDLDSHPWFAGMGPEPLGPDFTADTLIKAFAGRKQGPKTLLLDQRVVAGLGNIYVSEALHRVGISPLKPAGSIAKKRIPPLVAAIKDVLAEAVEVGGSTLRDFAAADGALGYFQHRFRVYDREGEPCPKPGCGGTIARVVQAGRSTFYCPTCQK; this is encoded by the coding sequence ATGCCTGAACTTCCCGAAGTCGAAACGGTTCGCCGGGGTCTCGCCCCCACGCTGGAAGGCCATCGCCTGGTCCGCGTGCAGCAGCTGCGCCCCGACCTGCGCTTTCCGTTTCCCGACGGTTTCGTCCAGCGGCTGACCGGGGCGACCATCACCCGGCTCGATCGGCGGGCCAAATACCTGGTCGGCCGGCTGGACCGGGACGATGTGCTGGTCATGCATCTGGGCATGACCGGACGGTTCGAGATCGATGGCCACACGCCGGGCGAGTTCGGGCGCGCGGTGACCCCGGACGCCAGGCACGCCCACGTCATCTTCGAGACCGAGGCCGGAGCCATGGTCACCTATTACGACCCGCGGCGGTTCGGCTTCATGAGCCTGATCGGGACGACCGACCTGGACAGCCACCCCTGGTTCGCCGGCATGGGGCCAGAGCCGCTGGGCCCGGACTTCACCGCCGACACCCTGATCAAGGCCTTCGCCGGCCGCAAACAGGGGCCCAAGACCCTGCTGCTCGACCAGCGGGTCGTGGCCGGGCTGGGCAACATCTATGTCTCCGAGGCCCTGCACCGGGTCGGCATCTCGCCACTGAAGCCCGCCGGATCGATTGCGAAAAAACGGATCCCGCCCCTGGTCGCCGCCATCAAGGATGTGCTGGCCGAGGCGGTCGAGGTCGGCGGCTCCACCCTGCGCGACTTCGCCGCCGCCGACGGGGCATTGGGTTATTTCCAGCACCGTTTCCGGGTCTACGACCGCGAGGGCGAGCCTTGCCCGAAGCCGGGCTGCGGCGGGACGATTGCACGCGTTGTGCAGGCGGGCAGATCGACCTTCTACTGCCCAACCTGTCAGAAGTAG
- a CDS encoding sulfotransferase domain-containing protein, translating into MNTAHALHSFNREMTNWSLIKHRNWDGYLVTGQHSGTHWIKWMLSWAMAHHYGVEGPKFYNNNDSNAVIGNPKHKLNLPGVPRVASSHSIPAYAVEWPLIRAIAPLPKYGVVVRDMRDVLISNYEKWKEKYDVPFVTYVAGDPWDKKYVVDVWWYIRFMNRWGSVRKHYPAETLVLKYEDFRRDTAGSLDQLARHLGVVLPADAIDKGVIAGAKENMLAFHNPNATGKGVRPDGVGDTVWTDEADAVLKPILREHLKYDFGYDFGL; encoded by the coding sequence ATGAACACCGCCCACGCCCTGCACAGCTTCAATCGCGAGATGACCAACTGGTCGCTCATCAAGCACCGCAACTGGGACGGCTATCTGGTCACCGGCCAGCATTCGGGCACCCACTGGATCAAATGGATGCTGAGCTGGGCCATGGCCCACCACTACGGGGTCGAGGGGCCGAAGTTCTACAACAACAACGACAGCAATGCCGTCATCGGCAACCCCAAGCACAAGCTCAACCTGCCCGGCGTGCCCCGCGTCGCCTCCAGCCATTCGATCCCGGCCTATGCGGTGGAGTGGCCGCTGATCCGCGCCATCGCGCCGTTGCCGAAGTATGGCGTGGTGGTGCGGGACATGCGCGACGTGCTGATTTCCAACTACGAGAAGTGGAAGGAAAAGTACGACGTCCCCTTCGTGACCTATGTGGCGGGCGATCCCTGGGACAAGAAATACGTCGTCGATGTCTGGTGGTACATCCGCTTCATGAATCGCTGGGGGTCGGTGCGGAAGCACTATCCGGCCGAGACCCTGGTCCTGAAATACGAGGACTTCCGGCGCGATACGGCCGGGTCACTGGACCAGCTGGCGCGACACCTGGGCGTGGTCCTGCCGGCCGACGCCATCGACAAGGGCGTCATCGCCGGGGCCAAGGAAAACATGCTGGCCTTCCACAACCCCAACGCCACCGGCAAGGGCGTGCGGCCCGACGGGGTCGGCGACACGGTGTGGACGGATGAGGCCGACGCGGTCCTGAAGCCGATCCTGCGCGAGCACCTGAAGTACGACTTCGGCTACGACTTCGGGCTGTAG